A single Candidatus Thalassolituus haligoni DNA region contains:
- a CDS encoding DUF349 domain-containing protein: MSLFKKFLKPKWQHANPDVRRQALAEMAAEQLTNFIDTEPEAELRKAAVIRIRDEALLESLLGHNHQDVRDAAREHWLTLLLPASANINSITHSATLVRIAGLTRDQQLRLDAIARISDQHERLSIARDHPVAKVRLAAAEGIDQRALLQQLLEFAQAKDKAVYRLCKERLAAAKANQEAIAAREQQITHVLDQAAYLNRVGYGPDFNGRLQVLQRQQQELDDSLTTSQRQALAAELVKAALILEQHDAEEQRLAEQQQRRTEALAAQQQLITELDDALTAAPASADPEQLKQQLLTLDERWRATQAEQKAAADAQRQFENTMQQALALQATLEQVNAKQTELAQWLEKDLPADMRGLQQVIQGGKKWQAQLKWPAHLEQPEWLAALSGKRQLAEAQLANLENQQTARTDALQRQLDTLEQHIDDGHLKDASKLYGQVHQSLRQIDSKAAHAFQNRIKSLAARLNEMRDWQGFVTTPKKEALCESMEALVDADISPDVLADKIQVLQDEWKTLNSSQPDKELWDRFQAAGDKAFEPCRAWFADVARQRETNVELRNQLIDELRHYEAHLDWDNADWKVVQKTLETAREVFRSYSPVDRAAHKDTQERFRDICDAVYSHLKAEYDRNLAAKSALVEDAAALAEADDLVDVVDRVKELQQQWKEIGITPRAPDQKYWRQFRSQCDAVFARLDEQRTERKAELNGRVTEAEVLVNLATELPASALPAADALEQLSQYEQQFAAIELPRSAHQRLRKQLTDVSAQLDDRQTAQSQAAERQRWQGLLDRLQALADHNETLWHEAEQLPAAYPLAAFEQRWQMDQETSVSVDTEAARDLCIRMEVIGGLESPADDQGRRMQLQVQRLAQAMGQSIGHTDERRTLVLEWLETPASASQQQRFIQALKASLD, from the coding sequence ATGTCTTTATTCAAGAAGTTTCTGAAACCAAAATGGCAACACGCCAATCCGGATGTTCGACGCCAGGCACTGGCCGAGATGGCCGCCGAACAACTCACCAATTTTATCGACACGGAGCCTGAAGCCGAACTTCGCAAGGCTGCGGTGATACGTATTCGTGATGAAGCCCTGTTGGAAAGCCTGTTGGGCCACAACCATCAGGATGTTCGTGATGCCGCCCGCGAACACTGGCTGACCCTGCTGTTGCCCGCCTCGGCAAACATCAACAGCATCACTCACAGTGCCACGCTGGTGCGTATCGCCGGATTGACCCGAGACCAGCAGCTGCGCCTCGACGCCATTGCGCGAATTTCCGATCAGCACGAACGTCTGTCGATTGCCCGAGACCACCCGGTCGCCAAAGTGCGTCTGGCCGCTGCCGAAGGTATCGACCAACGGGCGCTGTTACAGCAATTGCTGGAATTTGCCCAGGCCAAAGACAAGGCCGTCTATCGACTGTGCAAGGAGCGACTGGCTGCCGCCAAAGCGAATCAGGAAGCCATCGCAGCCCGAGAACAACAGATTACTCATGTGTTGGATCAGGCCGCTTATCTGAATCGGGTTGGCTATGGCCCCGATTTTAACGGCCGCCTGCAGGTATTGCAGCGCCAGCAACAGGAGCTGGACGACAGCCTGACCACAAGCCAGCGCCAAGCACTGGCAGCAGAACTGGTCAAGGCCGCCCTGATTCTTGAACAACACGACGCTGAAGAACAGCGTCTGGCAGAACAGCAACAACGCCGTACAGAAGCTCTGGCGGCACAGCAACAGCTGATTACTGAGCTCGACGATGCCCTGACAGCAGCACCGGCCAGTGCCGATCCGGAACAACTGAAACAGCAATTACTGACGCTTGATGAGCGCTGGCGTGCAACTCAGGCAGAGCAAAAAGCCGCCGCCGACGCCCAGCGACAGTTCGAAAATACCATGCAACAAGCGCTCGCCTTGCAAGCCACTCTGGAACAAGTCAACGCCAAACAGACTGAGCTGGCACAATGGCTGGAGAAAGATCTTCCTGCCGATATGCGCGGCTTGCAACAGGTGATCCAGGGCGGCAAAAAATGGCAAGCCCAGCTGAAATGGCCAGCCCATCTGGAACAACCGGAATGGCTGGCGGCCCTGTCTGGCAAGCGTCAGCTGGCAGAAGCCCAGCTGGCCAATCTGGAAAACCAGCAAACAGCCCGTACTGATGCACTGCAACGCCAGCTCGACACGCTTGAACAGCACATCGACGACGGTCACCTGAAAGACGCCAGCAAGCTCTATGGTCAGGTTCACCAGAGCCTGCGCCAGATTGACAGCAAGGCTGCCCATGCCTTCCAGAACCGCATCAAGTCTCTGGCGGCGCGGCTGAATGAAATGCGTGACTGGCAAGGTTTTGTCACCACGCCGAAAAAAGAAGCCCTGTGCGAGTCGATGGAAGCCCTGGTCGACGCCGATATCAGCCCCGATGTACTGGCCGACAAAATCCAGGTACTGCAGGATGAGTGGAAAACACTCAATTCCTCACAACCAGACAAGGAATTATGGGATCGTTTTCAGGCCGCTGGCGACAAGGCTTTCGAACCATGCCGGGCCTGGTTTGCCGACGTTGCACGGCAACGGGAAACCAACGTTGAATTACGTAATCAGCTGATCGACGAATTACGTCACTACGAAGCCCATCTCGACTGGGATAACGCCGACTGGAAAGTGGTGCAGAAAACCCTGGAAACCGCTCGGGAAGTCTTTCGTAGCTATTCGCCGGTTGATCGGGCAGCCCACAAGGATACCCAGGAACGCTTCCGTGACATTTGTGACGCCGTTTACAGTCACCTCAAGGCCGAATACGACCGCAACCTGGCGGCCAAATCCGCCCTGGTTGAAGACGCCGCAGCACTGGCAGAAGCGGATGATCTGGTCGATGTCGTGGATCGCGTCAAAGAGTTGCAGCAGCAGTGGAAAGAGATCGGTATTACTCCACGAGCACCCGATCAGAAATACTGGCGCCAGTTCCGCAGCCAATGTGATGCGGTTTTTGCCCGCCTTGATGAACAGCGTACCGAACGCAAGGCCGAATTGAATGGCCGGGTAACAGAAGCAGAGGTGCTGGTTAATCTGGCAACGGAATTACCCGCCAGTGCATTGCCAGCTGCAGATGCACTCGAACAGCTCAGTCAGTACGAACAACAGTTTGCAGCCATCGAACTGCCCCGCTCCGCCCATCAGCGGCTGCGCAAGCAACTGACGGACGTTTCCGCTCAACTGGACGACCGCCAGACTGCCCAGAGCCAGGCCGCTGAACGTCAACGCTGGCAGGGTTTGCTGGATCGATTACAAGCGCTGGCCGATCACAATGAAACACTCTGGCACGAGGCCGAACAGCTGCCGGCTGCTTACCCATTGGCCGCGTTTGAACAACGTTGGCAAATGGATCAGGAAACTTCCGTTTCTGTCGACACCGAGGCCGCCCGCGACCTGTGTATTCGGATGGAAGTCATTGGCGGGCTGGAATCTCCGGCTGACGATCAGGGTCGGCGCATGCAGCTGCAAGTGCAACGCCTGGCACAAGCGATGGGGCAGAGTATCGGACACACCGATGAACGTCGCACACTGGTACTTGAATGGCTCGAAACGCCTGCCAGCGCATCCCAGCAACAACGGTTTATTCAGGCATTAAAAGCGAGTCTGGATTAG
- the sbcB gene encoding exodeoxyribonuclease I, translated as MSSIVWYDYETFGASPAWDRPAQFAAIRTDEDLNEIEPPIELFCKQSDDYLPHPQAVLITGITPQDCQQRGLPEVEFIRQINEVFSVPGSCSAGYNSIRFDDEFTRYALYRNFFDPYAREWQGGNSRWDLLDVVRCAYALRPDGIEWPQHEDGRVSFKLEHLTAANGLNHGKAHDAVSDVRATIALARLIRDKQPRLYRYLFELRRKPAVADLIDVAQRKPLVHISGMFPVEQGCMAIVVPLCMHPKNKNSVIVFDLHQDPTPLFELTAEEIRQRVFTKTDDLPEGVERLPLKELHLNKSPVLAPAKTLTPDQAARWNLSGDTLRKHLGMIKQGVDITAKLQQVFAEREFAAHTDVDTQLYDGFFSPADRNLMNELHNASPWDLPSFQGRFKDRRGDEMLFRYRARNFPETLEGDDRLRWESVRRERLFHNNPACRALNFQQFAHELQLAAEQVMDDSRKLHWMQDLQLYAESIYPLDED; from the coding sequence GTGAGCAGCATTGTCTGGTATGACTACGAAACCTTTGGAGCCAGCCCGGCGTGGGATCGTCCGGCACAGTTTGCTGCCATTCGTACCGACGAAGACCTGAATGAAATCGAGCCACCGATCGAGCTGTTTTGCAAACAAAGCGATGACTACCTGCCACACCCGCAAGCGGTGCTGATTACCGGCATAACACCGCAGGACTGTCAGCAACGGGGGTTGCCCGAGGTTGAGTTTATTCGCCAGATTAATGAGGTGTTCTCGGTGCCGGGCAGCTGCAGCGCCGGTTACAACAGCATCCGCTTTGATGACGAATTCACCCGTTATGCCTTGTATCGCAATTTTTTTGATCCTTACGCACGGGAGTGGCAGGGCGGCAATTCCCGCTGGGATTTGCTGGATGTGGTGCGTTGTGCCTATGCACTACGCCCGGACGGTATTGAGTGGCCACAACACGAAGACGGCCGGGTCAGTTTCAAGCTGGAGCACCTCACCGCTGCCAATGGTCTTAATCATGGCAAAGCCCATGATGCGGTGTCTGATGTGCGGGCAACCATTGCCCTGGCGCGCTTGATTCGTGATAAACAACCAAGATTATACCGTTATCTATTTGAGCTGCGCCGCAAGCCAGCCGTCGCCGATCTGATCGATGTGGCTCAGCGCAAGCCGCTGGTGCATATCTCCGGTATGTTTCCCGTTGAGCAGGGCTGCATGGCGATCGTTGTTCCCTTGTGCATGCACCCGAAAAACAAAAACAGCGTGATTGTATTCGACCTGCACCAGGATCCGACGCCACTGTTTGAGCTGACAGCGGAAGAAATTCGCCAGCGGGTGTTTACCAAAACCGATGACTTGCCAGAGGGAGTGGAGCGCTTGCCGTTAAAAGAGCTGCACCTCAACAAGTCACCGGTGCTGGCACCAGCCAAAACCCTGACGCCGGATCAGGCCGCACGCTGGAACCTCAGTGGTGATACCTTGCGCAAGCATCTGGGCATGATCAAGCAGGGCGTGGATATCACCGCCAAGCTACAACAGGTGTTTGCCGAGCGTGAGTTTGCCGCGCACACTGATGTGGATACCCAGTTGTACGATGGCTTTTTCTCGCCCGCTGATCGTAATCTGATGAACGAACTGCATAACGCCTCGCCGTGGGATCTGCCTTCATTTCAGGGGCGCTTCAAGGATCGTCGCGGCGATGAGATGTTATTCCGCTACCGCGCCAGAAACTTCCCGGAAACGCTGGAAGGCGATGATCGTCTGCGTTGGGAAAGCGTGCGTCGCGAACGCCTGTTTCATAACAACCCCGCTTGTCGGGCATTAAATTTCCAGCAATTTGCCCATGAATTGCAGCTGGCGGCAGAGCAGGTGATGGATGACTCACGCAAGCTGCACTGGATGCAAGACCTGCAACTTTACGCCGAATCGATTTATCCGCTGGATGAGGACTAA